Proteins from a genomic interval of Rhodothermus marinus:
- a CDS encoding T9SS type A sorting domain-containing protein produces MNGRFRAIVLIALLVEAGVSGLQAQPRREVLQAPATKATPEGRIDPTTGRWQARYRVRTPVAWQGSADATARAYLRMEAVRFGWRQPDRTLAVDRVRTTPYAMHVRFRQTLAGLPVYGRYVQVNLNRQGRPTLVLSGYDPRLEAYAARFDPTPRLSATAALNEARRRLAQPEAPTTTPELVVWPAEPPRLAWHFVLWPQDRPDEWAVLVDARSGELLHVRSQAVQERPAKATRAKATAAWTPTAPLPVGLVAGEGMVFDPDPLATAGVPYGGAYADNDDADTPELNAERLVVTLPDITQGGDGLYRLEGPYVRITGDIPGIADTPYDPPAEATPDAFRYTRADDHFEAVMAYYQIDRSQRYVQQLDLGTAVLATPIRVNPHGFGQQDNSQFYPSQNAIVFGDGGVDDAEDATVIWHEYMHALLEDAAPGLLGDNEGRALHEGWADYWAASYVRGLVEAGLVRRTDWDFVFRWDSGDGTIWEGRHIAFTGRYPEDTNCDREDTPRQSCNIYEDGLLWTTVLMEIQNVLGKAVTDRLAMAAALYLSPPATFRDAAQALLQADMDYYDGAHLAVLIDRLGARGLVDPDAIRLVVRHDPNQDVRIETDHLMLQVVAVARGDSVVRVQAFYEQAGQFVPTALFQPVNDTLFEGQIPWDGVPGRFRYYLEAETAGGWVLRQPLQAPVQTYEVDVGRVATADVLQVARAGSGWRQGGAAWTVDGRLEGYTTLVLLPVSLATNADRLRLHLTHRFNFGMTCEGYLESSADGGRTWEVLLPESGGTPKRPFGAASPPEGMQHTFDLSEAAGSQQWLRFTFGCTAADPSAFWTIEKLELEQATRDPALRTRHATQLLAPFPNPFRRQASIPFTLDAVRHVRLVVYDLLGREVARLVDATLSAGSHVAMFRPEGLAAGMYLIRLEADGRVQTRSVLFLPERP; encoded by the coding sequence ATGAACGGCCGGTTCCGGGCGATTGTACTGATCGCGTTGCTGGTGGAGGCGGGCGTCTCCGGATTGCAGGCGCAACCCCGGCGCGAGGTGTTGCAGGCTCCGGCCACGAAGGCGACTCCCGAAGGACGCATCGATCCGACTACGGGACGCTGGCAGGCGCGCTACCGCGTGCGCACCCCGGTGGCCTGGCAGGGAAGCGCAGATGCCACCGCCCGCGCCTATCTCCGCATGGAGGCGGTGCGTTTCGGCTGGCGGCAGCCCGACCGCACGCTGGCCGTGGACCGCGTGCGCACCACGCCCTACGCCATGCACGTACGCTTCCGCCAGACGCTGGCCGGCCTTCCCGTCTACGGGCGCTACGTGCAGGTCAACCTGAACCGCCAGGGCCGGCCTACGCTGGTGCTCAGCGGCTACGACCCCCGGCTGGAGGCCTACGCCGCCCGTTTTGATCCGACGCCACGGCTTTCGGCAACCGCGGCGCTGAACGAAGCGCGGCGCCGCCTGGCGCAGCCCGAGGCACCGACGACCACGCCGGAGCTGGTCGTATGGCCCGCGGAGCCGCCACGCCTGGCCTGGCACTTCGTGCTCTGGCCGCAGGATCGGCCCGACGAGTGGGCCGTGCTGGTCGATGCCCGCAGCGGCGAGTTGCTGCACGTGCGAAGTCAGGCCGTCCAGGAGCGGCCTGCGAAGGCGACCCGGGCAAAGGCGACGGCAGCGTGGACGCCTACCGCACCGTTGCCGGTGGGACTGGTCGCGGGTGAGGGGATGGTGTTCGATCCCGATCCGCTGGCGACGGCAGGCGTCCCCTACGGCGGCGCCTACGCCGACAACGACGACGCCGACACGCCCGAGCTGAACGCCGAGCGGCTGGTCGTCACGCTTCCCGACATCACGCAGGGCGGGGATGGCCTCTACCGGCTCGAGGGTCCTTACGTGCGCATCACCGGCGACATTCCGGGCATTGCCGACACGCCCTACGACCCACCGGCCGAGGCTACGCCCGATGCCTTCCGGTATACCCGCGCTGACGACCACTTCGAGGCCGTCATGGCCTACTACCAAATCGACCGCAGCCAGCGCTATGTGCAGCAGCTCGATCTGGGCACGGCGGTGCTGGCCACGCCGATCCGGGTGAACCCGCACGGCTTCGGCCAGCAGGACAACTCGCAATTCTATCCCTCGCAGAACGCGATCGTTTTCGGCGATGGTGGCGTGGACGATGCCGAGGACGCCACGGTGATCTGGCACGAGTACATGCACGCGCTGCTGGAGGACGCAGCGCCGGGTTTACTCGGCGACAACGAAGGGCGCGCGCTCCACGAAGGGTGGGCCGACTACTGGGCGGCCTCCTATGTGCGCGGATTGGTCGAAGCCGGTCTGGTGCGCCGCACGGACTGGGACTTCGTCTTTCGCTGGGACAGCGGCGACGGGACGATCTGGGAAGGACGGCACATCGCCTTCACCGGGCGCTACCCGGAAGACACGAACTGCGATCGGGAGGACACGCCCCGCCAGTCCTGCAACATCTACGAAGACGGGCTGCTCTGGACGACCGTGCTCATGGAGATTCAGAACGTGCTCGGAAAGGCCGTCACCGACCGGCTGGCGATGGCCGCCGCGCTGTATCTGAGTCCGCCGGCCACGTTCCGGGATGCGGCGCAGGCGCTCCTGCAGGCCGACATGGACTATTACGACGGGGCGCACCTGGCCGTGCTGATCGACCGGCTGGGCGCCCGCGGGCTGGTCGATCCGGACGCCATTCGGCTGGTGGTGCGCCACGATCCGAACCAGGATGTGCGCATTGAGACCGACCATCTAATGCTGCAGGTGGTGGCCGTCGCCCGGGGCGACTCGGTGGTGCGCGTGCAGGCCTTCTACGAGCAGGCCGGGCAATTCGTCCCGACGGCCCTGTTTCAACCTGTCAACGACACGCTCTTCGAGGGACAAATTCCCTGGGACGGCGTGCCGGGGCGGTTCCGGTACTACCTGGAGGCCGAGACGGCCGGCGGCTGGGTACTCCGCCAGCCGCTTCAGGCCCCGGTGCAGACCTACGAGGTGGACGTGGGGCGTGTGGCGACGGCCGACGTGCTGCAGGTGGCACGGGCCGGCTCCGGTTGGCGACAGGGAGGCGCCGCCTGGACCGTGGATGGGCGATTGGAAGGCTACACGACGCTGGTGCTGTTGCCCGTGTCGCTGGCCACCAATGCCGATCGACTGCGGCTGCACCTGACGCATCGGTTCAATTTCGGAATGACTTGCGAGGGCTATCTGGAAAGTTCGGCCGACGGCGGCCGCACCTGGGAAGTGCTGTTGCCTGAAAGCGGCGGCACCCCGAAGCGTCCCTTTGGCGCGGCGAGTCCGCCCGAGGGCATGCAGCACACGTTCGATCTCTCGGAGGCGGCGGGTAGCCAGCAGTGGCTGCGGTTTACCTTTGGCTGCACGGCGGCCGATCCAAGTGCCTTCTGGACGATCGAAAAACTGGAGCTGGAGCAGGCCACGCGCGATCCCGCGCTGCGCACGCGCCACGCGACGCAACTGCTGGCGCCTTTCCCGAATCCGTTCCGCCGGCAGGCTTCGATTCCCTTCACGCTGGACGCCGTCCGGCATGTGCGGCTGGTCGTCTATGACCTGCTGGGACGCGAGGTGGCCCGGCTCGTGGATGCCACGCTGTCGGCAGGCAGCCACGTGGCCATGTTCCGTCCGGAAGGACT
- the metK gene encoding methionine adenosyltransferase, producing MAYLFTSESVSEGHPDKIADQISDAILDAMLAQDPHSRVAVETLVTTGLVVLSGEVYTRAHVDVQQIARDVIREIGYTDPRLRFDADSCGVLSSIHEQSPDIRQGVDGAPTGEQGAGDQGMMFGYACRETPELMPLPIMLAHRLVRELARIRKEEPHLMPYLRPDAKSQVTVEYEDDRRTPRRIHTVVVSTQHAEDVTQERIREDIREILLPRVLPPELVDDRLILHVNPTGRFVIGGPHGDTGLTGRKIIVDTYGGKGAHGGGAFSGKDPSKVDRSGAYAARYVAKNIVGAGLADEVEVQIAYAIGLAEPVSIDVNTFGTGVVPDAVLVEAVREVFDLRPAAIIRDLDLLKPRYRATAAYGHFGRPEFPWEALDRVEELKQAVSRYA from the coding sequence ATGGCCTACCTGTTTACTTCCGAGTCGGTCTCCGAAGGGCATCCGGACAAGATCGCCGATCAGATCTCGGATGCCATTCTGGACGCGATGCTGGCGCAGGACCCGCACAGCCGCGTGGCCGTGGAGACGCTGGTGACCACCGGACTGGTGGTGCTTTCCGGGGAAGTCTACACGCGCGCGCACGTCGACGTGCAGCAGATCGCCCGGGACGTCATCCGCGAAATCGGCTACACGGATCCGCGGCTTCGCTTCGATGCCGACAGCTGCGGCGTGCTCTCCAGCATCCACGAGCAGAGCCCGGACATCCGTCAGGGTGTCGATGGGGCGCCCACCGGCGAGCAGGGCGCGGGCGATCAGGGCATGATGTTCGGTTACGCCTGCCGCGAGACGCCCGAGCTGATGCCGTTGCCGATCATGCTGGCGCATCGGCTCGTGCGTGAGCTGGCCCGCATCCGCAAGGAAGAGCCACACCTGATGCCGTATCTGCGCCCGGATGCTAAAAGCCAGGTGACGGTCGAGTACGAGGACGACCGACGCACACCCCGGCGCATCCACACGGTGGTCGTCTCGACCCAGCACGCCGAAGACGTCACGCAGGAGCGCATTCGCGAAGACATCCGGGAGATTCTGCTGCCGCGCGTGCTCCCGCCCGAGCTGGTGGACGACCGGCTTATCCTGCATGTGAACCCGACCGGCCGCTTCGTCATCGGTGGGCCGCACGGCGACACGGGGCTGACCGGCCGCAAGATCATCGTGGACACCTACGGCGGCAAAGGGGCGCATGGCGGTGGGGCCTTCAGCGGCAAGGACCCGTCCAAGGTGGACCGCTCGGGTGCCTACGCCGCCCGCTACGTGGCCAAAAACATCGTGGGCGCCGGACTCGCCGACGAGGTGGAGGTGCAGATTGCCTATGCGATCGGTCTGGCCGAGCCGGTCTCGATCGACGTGAACACGTTCGGCACGGGCGTCGTGCCCGATGCAGTGCTGGTGGAGGCCGTGCGCGAGGTCTTCGATCTGCGGCCGGCCGCGATCATCCGGGATCTGGATCTGCTCAAGCCGCGCTATCGGGCCACGGCCGCCTACGGCCACTTCGGACGTCCGGAGTTTCCGTGGGAGGCGCTCGACCGCGTCGAAGAACTCAAGCAGGCCGTTTCACGCTATGCCTGA
- a CDS encoding acyl carrier protein: MATNDIEAKVKAIIVEKLGVDEADITPEASFTNDLGADSLDTVELIMEFEKEFDITIPDEEAEKIVTVGDAIKYLKEKIGQA, encoded by the coding sequence ATGGCCACCAACGACATCGAAGCCAAGGTGAAAGCCATCATCGTGGAGAAGCTCGGCGTCGACGAGGCCGACATCACGCCGGAGGCTTCCTTCACGAACGACCTCGGGGCCGACTCGCTCGACACGGTCGAACTCATCATGGAATTTGAAAAAGAATTCGACATCACGATCCCCGACGAAGAGGCGGAGAAGATTGTGACGGTGGGCGACGCGATCAAGTACCTGAAGGAAAAGATCGGCCAGGCCTGA
- the fabF gene encoding beta-ketoacyl-ACP synthase II, producing the protein MRRAFLYLSEPETIMAQRRRVVVTGMGALTPIGLNVPDFWEALLQGKSGAAPITRFDPTPFDTHFACELKGFDPLDYMDRKTARRLDPFAQYALVATDEALRDAGLDPEKLAASEKDRIGVVFGSGIGGMQVFQEQTAQYLQRGARFISPLFIPMLIPDISAGHLAIRYGFRGPNYAVVSACATANHNLGDAFLLIQRGMADVVLCGGSEAPITEMALGGFNAMKALSTRNDDPARASRPFDATRDGFVMGEGAGALVLEELEHARRRGARIYAEVLGIGMSADAHHITAPDPEGEGAVLAMQALLRDANLRPEDVDYINMHGTSTPLGDVAETKAIKRVFGEHAYRMNVSSTKSMTGHLLGAAGAVEAIATILAIVHQTVPPTINFEHPDPECDLNYTFNAPQQRPVRVAISNAFGFGGHNTAVAFGRYEA; encoded by the coding sequence ATGCGCCGGGCTTTTCTGTACCTGTCCGAACCGGAAACGATCATGGCACAGCGACGACGCGTTGTGGTCACGGGCATGGGCGCCCTGACGCCCATCGGGCTGAACGTCCCGGACTTCTGGGAAGCGCTGCTGCAGGGCAAAAGCGGGGCGGCCCCCATCACCCGCTTCGATCCTACCCCGTTCGATACGCACTTCGCCTGCGAACTGAAGGGGTTCGATCCGCTGGACTACATGGACCGCAAAACGGCCCGGCGCCTGGACCCCTTCGCCCAGTACGCGCTGGTGGCCACCGACGAGGCGCTCCGGGATGCCGGACTGGATCCCGAAAAGCTCGCCGCTTCGGAAAAAGACCGGATCGGGGTGGTCTTCGGCAGCGGGATCGGCGGCATGCAGGTGTTTCAGGAGCAGACCGCCCAGTATCTGCAGCGGGGCGCGCGCTTCATCTCGCCGCTGTTCATTCCGATGCTCATTCCCGACATCTCGGCCGGTCACCTGGCCATCCGCTACGGCTTCCGCGGCCCCAACTACGCCGTCGTCTCCGCCTGCGCCACGGCCAACCACAACCTCGGCGACGCTTTTCTGCTCATTCAGCGGGGCATGGCCGACGTGGTGCTCTGCGGTGGCAGCGAGGCGCCCATCACCGAAATGGCACTGGGCGGCTTCAACGCGATGAAGGCGCTCTCCACCCGCAACGACGACCCGGCCCGGGCCAGCCGTCCCTTCGACGCCACCCGCGACGGGTTCGTCATGGGCGAAGGCGCCGGGGCGCTGGTGCTCGAAGAGCTGGAGCACGCGCGCCGACGCGGCGCCCGCATCTACGCCGAGGTGCTCGGCATCGGCATGTCGGCCGACGCCCACCACATCACCGCCCCGGATCCCGAAGGCGAAGGGGCGGTCCTGGCCATGCAGGCCCTGCTGCGCGACGCGAACCTCCGGCCCGAAGACGTTGACTACATCAATATGCACGGCACGTCCACCCCACTGGGCGACGTGGCCGAAACGAAGGCGATCAAGCGCGTCTTCGGCGAGCACGCCTACCGGATGAACGTGTCCTCAACGAAGAGCATGACGGGCCACCTGCTGGGCGCGGCCGGCGCCGTCGAGGCCATCGCCACGATCCTGGCCATCGTACACCAGACCGTACCGCCCACCATCAACTTCGAGCACCCCGATCCCGAATGCGACCTGAACTACACGTTCAACGCGCCGCAGCAGCGCCCCGTACGTGTGGCGATCAGCAACGCCTTCGGTTTCGGCGGGCACAACACGGCCGTGGCTTTCGGCCGCTACGAAGCATAG
- a CDS encoding DUF721 domain-containing protein: MLSGPQPLGQILKEVIERWGLRGRIDAVHIIETWAALAGPRINRVTDSAWVRDRKLYVRLTSAAWRHTLHLQREQWRARLNEALGAPLIDEIVFK; encoded by the coding sequence ATGCTATCCGGACCACAGCCGCTGGGACAAATTTTAAAAGAAGTCATCGAACGATGGGGGCTGCGCGGGCGCATCGACGCCGTGCACATCATCGAAACCTGGGCGGCGCTGGCCGGCCCCCGGATCAATCGGGTGACGGATTCGGCCTGGGTGCGCGATCGCAAACTCTACGTGCGCCTGACCTCGGCGGCCTGGCGCCATACGCTGCACCTGCAGCGGGAGCAGTGGCGCGCCCGCCTGAACGAAGCGCTGGGCGCGCCGCTGATCGACGAAATCGTCTTCAAGTAA
- a CDS encoding TolC family protein — MRPLLLCAWLLTLGPGLLEARAQSADTLRLTLIQTLQRALEVSPDLQAVEARQDFAEARYDQARASRFLTQFQLQTAHAVGPGLKIPENNTFSTEALYLNPEVRNDWRNVRPFNQLEIQLIQPLWTWGELSGQIRAARYGTEVEAAGTRQKALEVAARTGELYFSLQLTEALLRLARETGEILDRAKEEVNRLLQEGDPTVDDADLFQLRITEQEYLQRVVEAEERHRIARSALARQLLLPDSVVIDPAEGPLAPLSFTLQPLETYLELAEANRPEIQQARAGLAAREALVDVARSDYYPKLFLGISGRWTYTAGRYRQPNPYISDPYLGESLRAGLGFRLNLNFGQTRARVEQARAQRNEVAYQLEAARQLVRFEVEEAYRNVRIAQAALEARDRALTISKEWLRTEQINFDLDLGDTENLVRAVRENLELQARYYEAVYNYNRAVLRLQRAVGVLDLNVRRGTLVE, encoded by the coding sequence ATGCGTCCCTTGCTGCTCTGCGCGTGGTTGCTGACCCTGGGCCCGGGACTGCTCGAAGCCCGGGCGCAGTCGGCCGACACGCTCCGTCTGACGCTGATTCAGACGCTGCAACGCGCGCTCGAAGTCAGCCCCGACCTGCAGGCCGTCGAAGCCCGACAGGATTTCGCCGAAGCCCGCTACGATCAGGCCCGCGCCAGCCGCTTCCTGACGCAGTTTCAGCTCCAGACCGCCCACGCTGTGGGGCCGGGCCTCAAGATCCCTGAAAACAACACCTTTTCCACCGAAGCCCTGTACCTGAATCCCGAGGTGCGCAACGACTGGCGCAACGTGCGGCCGTTCAACCAGCTCGAAATCCAGCTCATCCAGCCGCTGTGGACCTGGGGCGAACTCAGCGGCCAGATCCGGGCCGCCCGCTACGGCACCGAGGTCGAGGCCGCCGGCACGCGCCAGAAAGCGCTGGAAGTGGCTGCCCGCACCGGCGAGCTGTACTTCAGCCTTCAGCTCACCGAAGCGCTGCTCCGTCTGGCCCGCGAAACCGGCGAAATCCTGGACCGCGCCAAGGAAGAGGTGAACCGTCTGCTGCAGGAAGGCGACCCCACGGTGGACGACGCCGACCTGTTTCAGCTCCGCATCACCGAGCAGGAGTACCTGCAGCGTGTCGTCGAAGCCGAAGAGCGCCACCGGATCGCCCGCTCGGCGCTGGCCCGTCAGCTCCTGCTGCCCGATAGCGTGGTGATCGACCCGGCCGAAGGGCCGCTGGCGCCCCTTTCGTTCACGCTCCAGCCACTGGAAACCTACCTGGAACTGGCCGAAGCCAACCGCCCAGAGATCCAGCAGGCCCGGGCCGGACTGGCCGCCCGCGAAGCCCTCGTGGATGTGGCCCGCTCGGACTACTACCCGAAGCTGTTCCTGGGCATCTCCGGCCGCTGGACCTACACGGCCGGCCGCTACCGCCAGCCCAATCCGTACATCAGCGATCCCTACCTGGGCGAAAGCCTGCGGGCCGGGCTCGGCTTCCGGCTGAACCTGAACTTCGGCCAGACGCGCGCCCGCGTCGAGCAGGCCCGCGCCCAGCGCAACGAAGTGGCCTACCAGCTGGAAGCCGCCCGCCAGCTCGTGCGCTTCGAAGTCGAAGAAGCCTACCGCAACGTCCGGATCGCACAGGCGGCGCTGGAAGCCCGCGACCGGGCCCTGACCATCAGCAAGGAATGGCTGCGCACCGAACAGATCAACTTCGACCTGGACCTCGGCGACACCGAAAACCTCGTGCGGGCCGTCCGTGAAAACCTCGAACTGCAGGCGCGGTACTACGAAGCTGTCTACAATTACAACCGGGCCGTGCTGCGCCTGCAACGCGCCGTCGGTGTGCTCGACCTGAACGTGCGGCGCGGCACGCTTGTTGAATAA
- a CDS encoding MlaC/ttg2D family ABC transporter substrate-binding protein, giving the protein MNTPKLLVLLLIGLLLGSFSVARAQSSPEAQKLRQLLESRDRQIKALLDAGPLTSERREQLKDLINGVVDFETMGRLALGPFWNDLTPAQRQEFVEVFSDIVREQSLSDLDIYRARVRYDRVEVQGDSARVVTTVTYKETPTQVVYLFTRRDGQWKAYDIIIDEVSTVEGYARSFQSVIRKRGFDALMNSLRKKQAQLARSSSS; this is encoded by the coding sequence ATGAACACCCCGAAACTTCTCGTGCTGCTGCTGATCGGCCTGCTGCTCGGTAGCTTTTCCGTTGCCCGGGCGCAGTCCAGTCCCGAAGCGCAGAAACTCCGCCAACTGCTGGAGTCGCGCGACCGCCAGATCAAAGCGCTGCTCGACGCCGGTCCGCTGACGTCCGAACGCCGCGAGCAGCTCAAAGACCTGATCAACGGCGTCGTCGACTTCGAGACGATGGGCCGGCTGGCACTGGGTCCCTTCTGGAACGACCTGACCCCCGCGCAGCGACAGGAGTTCGTCGAGGTCTTCAGCGACATCGTGCGCGAGCAGTCGCTCTCGGACCTGGACATCTACCGTGCCCGCGTGCGCTACGACCGCGTCGAGGTGCAGGGCGACAGCGCCCGCGTCGTTACCACCGTCACCTACAAGGAAACGCCCACGCAGGTGGTCTATCTGTTCACGCGCCGCGACGGCCAGTGGAAGGCCTACGACATCATCATCGACGAGGTGAGCACCGTCGAAGGCTACGCCCGCTCCTTCCAGAGCGTGATCCGCAAGCGGGGCTTCGACGCGCTCATGAACAGCCTCCGGAAAAAGCAGGCCCAGCTGGCCCGCTCCAGTTCTTCGTAA
- a CDS encoding outer membrane protein: protein MRHAALLLTALFFVTAAKAQVPSPVTFELGPRVGYDIGGDVEEAFVGVDARLGVMVLPIDFQATFDYYFMEENVTFWQLGLNALLGFGPGLVFTPYVGAGLGIARTSVSADLGDFGEFSASDTDTGINLIGGARFGVGPIRPFVQAQVTVLGDVDLVTIAGGLLFKFGP, encoded by the coding sequence ATGAGACACGCAGCTTTACTGCTGACCGCCCTCTTTTTTGTGACCGCTGCAAAGGCGCAGGTCCCCTCGCCGGTTACGTTTGAACTGGGTCCCCGCGTCGGTTATGACATCGGGGGAGATGTAGAAGAGGCCTTTGTGGGCGTCGATGCCCGGCTGGGCGTCATGGTCCTGCCCATCGACTTCCAGGCCACGTTCGACTACTACTTCATGGAAGAAAATGTAACGTTCTGGCAACTGGGTCTGAATGCCCTGCTGGGCTTCGGGCCGGGTCTTGTCTTTACGCCCTATGTGGGGGCCGGCCTGGGTATTGCTCGTACGTCGGTCAGTGCCGACCTGGGCGACTTCGGCGAATTCAGCGCCAGCGATACCGACACCGGCATCAATCTGATCGGCGGTGCCCGCTTCGGCGTTGGTCCGATTCGGCCCTTCGTACAGGCGCAGGTTACCGTCCTGGGCGATGTCGATCTGGTGACGATCGCCGGCGGGTTGCTGTTCAAATTCGGGCCCTGA
- the ftsZ gene encoding cell division protein FtsZ codes for MEQSISSRFAFDDSAHPEAKICVVGIGGGGGNAINNMLERGIQGVDFIAINTDAQALAANKAPVKIQVGRNLTKGLGAGARPAVGAQAVEESREEIEQALKGYDMVFITAGMGGGTGTGGAPVVAAIARKLGILTVAIVTKPFECEGPKRMKAALDGIALLKENVDTLIVIPNERLLDISDENTTLLEAFAKADEVLYNATRGISDLITVHGLINLDFADVKTTMQNGGTAIMGSAVASGENRAEKAAIAAISSPLLDGLSIAGARNVLVNITAGRSLGIREATTAVRIIQQEAGEDVEVIFGTVIDDNMGDDLRVTVIATGFDREQRPETVGRRRTVPLEPEDPYINYKGEENLKRLDTPAFERRVIPGTTPAEGERLGNIRRLQADELRERGERIRKDNPDTPAFLRKMLD; via the coding sequence ATGGAACAGTCCATCAGTTCGCGCTTCGCGTTCGACGACTCGGCGCATCCGGAAGCGAAGATCTGTGTCGTCGGGATCGGCGGTGGTGGCGGCAACGCCATCAACAACATGCTGGAGCGGGGCATCCAGGGTGTCGATTTCATCGCGATCAACACGGATGCCCAGGCGCTGGCCGCCAACAAGGCGCCCGTGAAGATTCAGGTCGGACGCAATCTGACCAAGGGCCTGGGTGCCGGCGCCCGACCTGCCGTCGGCGCGCAGGCTGTCGAGGAAAGCCGTGAGGAGATCGAACAGGCGCTCAAAGGCTATGACATGGTCTTCATCACGGCCGGCATGGGCGGCGGCACGGGTACCGGCGGTGCGCCCGTGGTGGCCGCCATCGCCCGGAAGCTGGGCATCCTGACGGTGGCCATCGTCACGAAACCCTTCGAGTGCGAGGGGCCCAAGCGCATGAAGGCCGCCCTCGACGGTATTGCCCTGCTCAAGGAAAACGTCGATACGCTGATCGTCATCCCGAACGAGCGCCTGCTCGACATTTCCGACGAGAATACCACGCTGCTGGAAGCTTTTGCGAAGGCCGACGAGGTGCTCTACAACGCCACGCGCGGCATCAGCGATCTGATCACCGTGCACGGCCTGATCAACCTAGACTTCGCCGATGTGAAGACTACCATGCAGAACGGGGGCACGGCGATCATGGGCTCGGCGGTGGCCTCGGGCGAGAACCGGGCCGAAAAGGCGGCCATTGCGGCCATTTCGAGCCCGCTGCTGGACGGGCTATCGATCGCCGGAGCCCGGAACGTGCTGGTCAACATCACGGCCGGCCGGTCGCTGGGTATCCGGGAGGCCACCACGGCCGTTCGTATCATCCAGCAGGAAGCCGGCGAGGACGTGGAGGTCATCTTCGGTACGGTGATCGACGATAACATGGGCGACGATCTGCGCGTGACGGTCATCGCCACCGGCTTCGACCGCGAGCAGCGGCCGGAGACGGTGGGACGTCGCCGGACCGTCCCGCTCGAGCCCGAAGACCCGTACATCAACTACAAAGGCGAGGAGAATCTGAAGCGGCTCGACACGCCGGCTTTCGAACGGCGCGTCATTCCGGGCACGACGCCGGCCGAAGGGGAACGCCTGGGAAACATCCGCCGGCTGCAGGCGGACGAACTCCGGGAGCGGGGCGAACGTATCCGGAAGGACAATCCGGACACGCCGGCTTTTTTGCGCAAGATGCTGGACTGA
- the ftsA gene encoding cell division protein FtsA, translating into MNERIVVGVDIGTTKVCAVVASADEANRVNILGVGVAESDGLNRGVVVNIDKTVASLQAALHEAERTAGIQVRQVIVGIAGDHIQSFQSRGVITISNRDGEITRRDVERLLEDTTHVALPADREILHVIPQEFIVDGQDGVVDPVGMSGVRLEANVHIITGLVSAAKNVYRCVEKAGYEVADLVLEPLASSFAVLHPDEKEIGVALIDIGGGTTDIAVFEDNTIRHTGVIAVAGNKVTDDIRKGLGIMRDQAERLKCRFGVAMVDLIEEDEEITIPGIGGRPEKRISRSTLAQIIQPRMEEILEIAAIEIKRSGYARHLAAGVVLTGGGALIPGTAELAADVLGMEARIGSPMGISGGMVAEVSDPKFSTAVGLVLYGLRPELIGSPGLSQEVHARSAGESMPGEMLLRKIASRMKAWFNEL; encoded by the coding sequence ATGAATGAGCGCATTGTTGTGGGCGTAGACATCGGCACCACGAAAGTGTGTGCCGTGGTGGCTTCGGCCGACGAGGCGAATCGGGTGAACATTCTGGGCGTCGGCGTGGCCGAGTCCGACGGCCTGAACCGGGGCGTCGTGGTGAACATCGACAAGACGGTGGCCTCGCTGCAGGCGGCCCTCCACGAGGCCGAGCGGACGGCCGGCATCCAGGTGCGCCAGGTGATCGTGGGCATTGCCGGCGATCACATCCAGAGCTTCCAGAGCCGCGGCGTCATCACCATCTCGAACCGGGACGGCGAGATCACGCGGCGCGACGTCGAGCGGCTGCTGGAAGACACCACGCATGTGGCGCTGCCCGCCGACCGGGAGATCCTGCACGTCATCCCGCAGGAGTTCATCGTGGACGGACAGGACGGCGTGGTCGATCCGGTGGGCATGAGCGGCGTGCGCCTGGAGGCCAATGTGCACATCATCACGGGGCTGGTGTCGGCCGCCAAAAACGTGTATCGCTGCGTCGAAAAGGCCGGCTACGAGGTGGCCGACCTGGTGCTCGAGCCGCTGGCTTCGTCGTTTGCCGTGCTGCACCCGGACGAAAAAGAAATAGGCGTGGCGCTGATCGACATCGGTGGCGGCACGACCGACATCGCCGTCTTCGAGGACAACACGATCCGGCACACCGGCGTGATTGCCGTGGCCGGCAACAAGGTGACCGACGACATCCGGAAGGGGCTGGGGATCATGCGCGACCAGGCCGAGCGGCTCAAGTGCCGCTTCGGGGTGGCCATGGTCGATCTGATCGAAGAGGACGAGGAGATCACCATTCCGGGCATCGGCGGGCGACCTGAAAAGCGCATCAGCCGAAGCACGCTGGCGCAGATCATTCAGCCGCGCATGGAGGAAATTCTGGAGATTGCGGCCATCGAGATCAAGCGGAGCGGGTATGCGCGGCATCTGGCGGCCGGTGTGGTGCTCACCGGCGGCGGCGCGCTCATTCCGGGCACGGCCGAACTGGCGGCCGACGTGCTCGGCATGGAAGCCCGGATCGGTTCGCCCATGGGGATTTCGGGCGGCATGGTGGCCGAGGTGAGCGATCCGAAGTTTTCCACGGCCGTGGGGCTGGTCCTCTACGGCCTGCGACCCGAACTGATCGGGTCGCCCGGTCTGAGCCAGGAGGTCCACGCCCGGAGTGCTGGCGAATCGATGCCGGGTGAAATGCTGTTGCGCAAGATCGCCAGCCGCATGAAGGCCTGGTTCAACGAACTGTAG